A genomic window from Struthio camelus isolate bStrCam1 chromosome 2, bStrCam1.hap1, whole genome shotgun sequence includes:
- the ARF1 gene encoding ADP-ribosylation factor 1, translated as MGNIFANLFKGLFGKKEMRILMVGLDAAGKTTILYKLKLGEIVTTIPTIGFNVETVEYKNISFTVWDVGGQDKIRPLWRHYFQNTQGLIFVVDSNDRERVNEAREELMRMLAEDELRDAVLLVFANKQDLPNAMNAAEITDKLGLHSLRHRNWYIQATCATSGDGLYEGLDWLSNQLRNQK; from the exons ATGGGAAATATTTTTGCTAACCTCTTCAAAGGCCTTTTTGGCAAAAAAGAAATGCGTATTCTAATGGTTGGTCTGGATGCTGCAGGAAAGACTACTATTTTGTACAAACTTAAACTTGGTGAAATAGTAACTACTATTCCTACTATAG GTTTCAATGTGGAAACAGTAGAATACAAGAACATTAGCTTCACAGTGTGGGATGTAGGTGGTCAGGATAAGATCAGACCGCTCTGGCGCCATTACTTCCAGAATACACAAG GTTTGATTTTTGTGGTTGACAGTAATGACAGGGAACGAGTGAACGAGGCCAGAGAAGAGCTTATGAGAATGTTGGCAGAAGATGAGCTTAGAGATGCTGTTTTATTAGTGTTTGCGAACAAACAG GATCTGCCGAATGCGATGAATGCAGCAGAAATCACAGACAAACTTGGACTGCATTCTCTTCGTCACAGGAACTGGTATATCCAGGCGACCTGTGCCACTAGCGGAGATGGTCTCTATGAAGGACTGGACTGGTTGTCCAATCAGCTCCGAAACCAGAAATGA
- the C2H1orf35 gene encoding multiple myeloma tumor-associated protein 2 gives MFGSSRGGVRGGQDQFSWEDVKVDKQRENYLGNSLMAPVGRWQKGKDLTWYAKGKAAAAASGAAREEELAAVRLAEREAMLAALGYGTARRQRPAGLSKEDLAEVCKRGGGERSRQDVDRLVGLGSSSGSAGRLTLSKEDREAAKMGLSVFTHQKVPSSPETSGSKRKQDKEEKAEEPGSESGKKSKKEKKKKKKKKKRKKEKKKDKRPERDAAASSSPSSPEQDARRRRGKARHRPAAEPSPRSRSRSRHDTDSSSSGHSSPASPWRRRSRDGRGQHPSPRRRARKRSRSRSPPPRSLGAPKQTAVRPERS, from the exons ATGTTCGGCTCGTCCCGCGGAGGGGTGCGCGGCGGGCAGGACCAGTTCAGCTGGGAGGACGTGAAGGTGGACAAGCAGCGCGAGAACTACCTAG GCAACTCGCTGATGGCCCCGGTGGGCCGCTGGCAGAAGGGCAAAGACCTCACCTGGTACGCCAAGggcaaggcggcggcggcggcgagcggcgcggcgcgcgaGGAGGAGCTGGCGGCCGTGCGCCTGGCCGAGCGCGAGGCCATGCTGGCGGCGCT GGGTTACGGCaccgcgcggcggcagcggcccgccGGCCTCAGCAAGGAG GACCTGGCCGAGGTGTGcaagcgcggcggcggcgagcgcagCCGCCAGGACGTGGACCGGCTGGTGGGATTGGGCAGCTCCAG CGGCTCCGCCGGCCGCCTGACGCTCTccaaggaagacagagaagcgGCCAAGATGGGGCTCTCGGTCTTCACG CATCAAAAGGTCCCGAGCAGCCCCGAGACGTCCGGCTCCAAGAGGAAGCAGGACAAGGAGGAGAAAGCCGAGGAGCCGGG GTCGGAGAGCGGCAAGAAAtccaaaaaggagaagaagaagaagaagaagaagaagaagcgcaagaaggagaagaagaaagacaagCGACCCGAGAGAGAcgccgccgcctcgtcctcgccttCCTCGCCGGAGCAGGACGCGAG GCGTCGCCGCGGGAAAGCTCGGCACCGGCCCGCGGCCGAGCCATCGCCCCGCTCCCGGTCCCGCTCCCGACATGACACGGACTCCTCCAGCAGCGGCCACAGCTCGCCGgcgagcccctggcggcgccgcaGCCGGGACGGCCGCGGCCAGCACCCTTCGCCGCGCCGCAGAGCGAGGAAGAGGAGCCGGAGCCGGTCCCCGCCGCCACGCTCGCTCGGAGCACCGAAGCAAACCGCGGTCCGGCCCGAGAGATCTTAA
- the MRPL55 gene encoding large ribosomal subunit protein mL55 yields the protein MAALSRTLGSLGQQVARGRLPPSFRLLHASCGRGDSNRTSVARVRRQAYGRLYPVLLVKTDGSTVRVRYKEPKKILTLPLDSNALPEAERKARLRRQFPARFKAPKEEAFEDVNLDEYKKFWKS from the exons ATGGCGGCGCTGAGCAGGACGCTGGG gtcgctggggcagcaggtcGCCCGCGGCCGGCTGCCGCCGAGCTTCCGCCTGCTGCACGCCTCCTGCGGCCGCGGCGACTCCAACAGGACGTCGGTGGCCCGCGTCCGCCGGCAGGCGTACGGCCGGCTCTACCCCGTGCTGCTGGTGAAGACCGATGGCTCTACCGTCCGCGTCCGCTACAAGGAGCCCAAGAAGATCCTGacg tTGCCTCTGGACAGCAACGCGCTGCCCGAGGCCGAAAGGAAGGCCCGGCTGCGGCGACAGTTCCCCGCCCGGTTTAAGGCCCCGAAGGAGGAGGCGTTCGAAGACGTCAACCTGGACGAGTACAAGAAGTTTTGGAAGAGCTAA